In Triticum urartu cultivar G1812 chromosome 6, Tu2.1, whole genome shotgun sequence, the following proteins share a genomic window:
- the LOC125515975 gene encoding CBL-interacting protein kinase 26-like, giving the protein MEDRRTILMDRYEIGRQLGQGNFAKVYYGRNLAGGQAVAIKMIDKEKVSRIGLIVQIKREISIMGLVRHPNVLKLFEVMASKSKIYFVLEYAKGGELFNKITKGKLSEDAARKYFHQLISAVDYCHSRGVYHRDLKPENLLLDENENLKVSDFGLSALAESTRQDGLLHTTCGTPAYVAPEVLSRRGYDGAKADIWSCGVILFVLVAGFLPFHDTNLIEMYRKISRAEYRCPRPFSVELRDLLYKILDPDPSTRASVSRIKRSAWYRKPVDVNGLKIKQETRDKVQKGERTTSESTEGSNSEVNQEASSSLTNLNAFDIISLSTGFDLSNLFEEKYGRREDRFTTRQPAEAIFAKLNEVAKKLKLKIKKKENGVLKLAAPKEGMKGILEFDAEVFEFAPSLHLVELKKTNGDTIEYKQLMKHEIRPALKDVVWAWQGESHPLPEKFIRGEQQQSPLPSQQQQPPLLSQQQQSPLPSQQPQE; this is encoded by the coding sequence ATGGAGGATAGGAGGACAATTCTGATGGACCGTTATGAAATCGGGAGGCAATTAGGGCAAGGGAACTTTGCCAAGGTATATTATGGTCGGAATCTCGCAGGTGGACAGGCTGTTGCGATAAAGATGATCGATAAGGAGAAGGTTTCGAGGATTGGTTTAATTGTGCAGATAAAGAGGGAGATCTCAATAATGGGATTGGTAAGGCATCCCAACGTGTTGAAGCTTTTCGAGGTAATGGCTAGCAAGAGCAAGATTTACTTTGTTTTGGAGTATGCCAAGGGCGGCGAGCTTTTCAACAAAATAACCAAGGGAAAGTTAAGCGAGGATGCTGCGAGGAAATACTTCCATCAGCTCATCAGTGCCGTAGACTACTGCCATAGCCGAGGTGTTTATCATCGCGACTTGAAGCCGGAGAACCTACTCCTGGATGAGAATGAAAACCTTAAAGTCTCTGATTTCGGTCTAAGTGCCCTGGCCGAGTCCACGAGACAAGATGGCCTCCTCCACACCACCTGTGGAACTCCAGCTTATGTTGCTCCTGAAGTGCTTAGCAGGAGAGGCTATGATGGTGCGAAGGCTGACATATGGTCCTGTGGAGTAATTCTGTTTGTGCTGGTGGCTGGTTTCCTTCCTTTTCATGACACAAATCTTATAGAGATGTATAGGAAGATCTCCAGGGCTGAATATAGATGCCCTCGCCCTTTTTCAGTTGAGCTGAGGGATCTACTGTATAAGATTCTTGATCCAGACCCAAGCACTAGAGCTTCCGTTTCAAGGATAAAGAGAAGTGCTTGGTACAGGAAACCCGTTGATGTAAATGGACTGAAGATTAAACAAGAAACAAGAGACAAGGTTCAGAAAGGTGAACGCACAACCTCTGAATCAACAGAAGGCAGCAATTCAGAGGTTAACCAAGAAGCGTCATCAAGCCTCACAAACTTGAATGCCTTTGACATAATTTCTCTCTCAACTGGATTTGACCTATCCAATTTGTTCGAAGAAAAGTATGGCCGGAGGGAGGACAGATTTACCACTAGGCAGCCAGCAGAGGCTATATTTGCCAAGCTGAATGAAGTGGCCAAGAAATTGAAGCTCAAAATCAAGAAGAAAGAAAACGGTGTCTTGAAATTGGCAGCACCAAAGGAAGGAATGAAGGGCATTCTTGAGTTTGACGCAGAGGTTTTTGAGTTTGCGCCTTCTTTGCATTTAGTTGAATTAAAGAAGACCAATGGAGACACTATAGAGTATAAACAACTGATGAAACATGAGATAAGGCCCGCACTTAAGGATGTGGTTTGGGCGTGGCAAGGCGAGTCGCACCCGCTCCCTGAGAAATTTATCCGAGGAGAGCAGCAGCAGTCACCTTTGCCATCACAGCAGCAGCAACCACCTTTGCTATCGCAGCAGCAGCAATCACCTTTGCCATCGCAGCAGCCACAGGAGTAA
- the LOC125515974 gene encoding formin-like protein 10 isoform X1 — MTGRMGLLVLFVAAVLVGPSRGGGEVDGVHVLSGWTRPPSSSSTSAPPSSLVLDGDLVDKIWSICLQDIVGAEEILGTGQTFAYEELPSHSSKGELKTMLLIELLALLPPDKSSVTHDCIRANYISLGMSQEFINYLEDQQVLLRSNFYPRRRHLADQMVGDAPSSGGEARFPLSLTEPPFTPPNSPNTEPRSRHLEDKPAKKRRGVPPPVSPSDKQHNYIKLVLTVVLPTAAFSFIAAFLIFYCCGCNKSKVSVGEPRDDHPLLDMQLANTPGASPNIRASSSQLHKDDQGVRASKPGGSMSRCFPCCFKTSTDASTPAQATGGTQNNTSDAPKPMPPPPPPPPPPPPPPPVRKAGPPPPAPPKGSLARFPQLSPVESSHSEGSSASEQASESSEAEVGAPRPKLRPFYWNKVLANPNQSMAWHDIKFGSFHVNEDMIEALFGYGAGNRNNTKDKELAMADPSPQHVSLLDFKKSCNLAVVFKAMNVRVEDIQDALIEGNELPRLLLETILRMKPSDEEELKLRLYDGDYSQLGLAEQVMKALTDIPFAYKRISALLFMSSLQEDASSLRDSFLQLEAACGELKHRLFLKLLEAVLKTGNRLNDGTFRGGANAFKLDTLLKLSDVKGADGKTTLLHFVVQEIIRSEGVREARLAMESGRTQPSGDDSNGSLQEDGEYYSKLGLKIVSGLSSELVNAKNIAALDADALSASVLQLRRELLNTKEFLNSDMETIDENSGFHRSLSRFVEHAENETNFLLKEEKRLRSLVKKTIRYFHGNDAKDDGFSLFVIVRDFLVMLDKACKEVGASQKKAASQSRSSGSCNPASQLNPQEKQFPAVLDDHLDSSDSND; from the exons ATGACGGGGAGGATGGGGTTGCTCGTGCTGTTCGTCGCGGCGGTGTTGGTCGGGCCGTCgagagggggaggagaggtggaCGGGGTGCATGTCTTGTCTGGATGGACGCGGCCCCCCTCTTCTTCCTCAACCTCTGCTCCTCCGTCTTCACTGGTTCTCGATGGGGATCTC GTGGACAAAATATGGTCAATTTGCTTACAAGACATAGTTGGCGCGGAGGAAATTTTAGGCACTGGGCAGACGTTTGCTTATGAAGAACTGCCAAGCCATTCTTCAAAGGGTGAACTGAAGACGATGCTGCTTATCGAACTCCTGGCCCTTCTTCCACCTGACAAGTCTTCTGTTACCCATGACTGTATCCGCGCAAATTATATCAGCTTGGGCATGTCACAAGAATTTATCAACTATCTTGAGGACCAGCAGGTCTTGCTTCGTTCAAACTTCTATCCAAGAAGACGGCATTTGGCTGATCAAATGGTTGGAGATGCTCCTTCCTCTGGAGGTGAAGCTCGGTTTCCTCTTTCTCTGACGGAGCCGCCATTTACACCTCCCAACTCTCCGAACACCGAACCTCGCAGCCGACATCTCGAAGATAAACCTGCAAAGAAGCGTCGGGGAGTGCCTCCTCCAGTCTCACCTTCGGATAAGCAGCATAACTACATAAAATTGGTCTTGACTGTCGTGCTCCCGACGGCGGCCTTCTCGTTCATTGCTGCATTTCTGATTTTCTACTGCTGTGGATGCAACAAGAGCAAGGTCTCTGTTGGCGAGCCTCGAGATGACCATCCTCTTCTTGACATGCAGTTGGCTAACACGCCTG GCGCGTCACCCAATATCCGTGCATCCTCCAGTCAGCTTCACAAGGATGATCAAGGGGTCAGGGCTTCTAAGCCCGGAGGCAGCATGAGTCGGTGCTTTCCATGCTGTTTTAAAACCTCAACTGATGCGTCAACTCCCGCGCAAGCTACTGGAGGAACACAGAACAACACAAGTGATGCTCCTAAACCAATGcctccgccaccgccaccgccgccgcctccaccaccgcctcctcctgTCAGGAAGGCTGGTCCTCCCCCACCTGCACCTCCCAAAGGCTCATTAGCAAGATTTCCTCAGCTGTCACCTGTTGAGTCAAGTCATTCTGAAGGATCATCTGCAAGCGAGCAGGCCAGTGAATCATCTGAAGCTGAAGTGGGTGCTCCAAGACCCAAACTTCGGCCATTCTATTGGAACAAAGTTCTTGCCAATCCTAACCAGTCGATGGCCTGGCATGACATCAAGTTTGGTTCTTTTCA TGTGAACGAGGATATGATAGAGGCATTGTTTGGTTATGGCGCTGGCAACAGAAACAACACCAAGGACAAGGAACTTGCCATGGCAGACCCTTCACCTCAGCATGTTTCTCTTCTTGATTTTAAGAAATCGTGCAACCTGGCAGTTGTTTTCAAGGCAATGAATGTCAGGGTAGAGGACATTCAAGATGCTCTCATTGAAG GAAATGAACTTCCTAGACTACTTCTCGAGACGATCTTGAGAATGAAACCAAGTGATGAGGAGGAGCTGAAACTCAGGCTTTACGATGGGGACTACTCGCAACTAGGTCTTGCAGAACAAGTCATGAAGGCACTAACTGACATTCCTTTTGCTTACAAGAGGATCAGCGCTCTGCTTTTCatgtcatctttgcaagaagatGCTTCAAGTCTCAGGGATTCATTCCTGCAATTGGAG GCTGCTTGTGGGGAACTAAAGCACCGCCTTTTTCTGAAGCTGCTAGAAGCTGTTCTCAAAACTGGAAACCGTTTGAATGACGGGACCTTCCGTGGTGGTGCTAACGCATTCAAACTTGACACCCTTCTGAAGTTGTCAGATGTCAAGGGTGCCGATGGAAAAACTACATTGCTTCACTTTGTTGTCCAGGAGATTATTCGGTCCGAAGGTGTCCGCGAAGCAAGGTTGGCCATGGAAAGTGGAAGGACTCAACCTTCCGGAGACGATTCGAACGGGTCTCTCCAAGAAGATGGCGAGTACTACTCCAAGCTCGGCCTAAAGATTGTATCAGGGCTTAGCAGTGAACTGGTTAATGCCAAGAACATAGCCGCGCTAGATGCTGATGCTTTGTCTGCCAGTGTATTGCAGCTCAGGCGTGAGTTGCTGAACACAAAGGAGTTCCTGAACTCTGACATGGAAACGATAGATGAGAATAGTGGATTCCACCGCTCGCTGTCACGTTTCGTAGAACATGCAGAGAATGAGACCAACTTTCTGTTGAAAGAAGAGAAGAGGTTGAGATCATTGGTGAAGAAAACAATCCGGTATTTCCATGGAAACGATGCGAAAGATGACGGATTTAGCCTCTTTGTCATTGTAAGAGATTTTTTGGTGATGCTAGATAAGGCCTGCAAGGAAGTTGGGGCATCACAAAAGAAGGCGGCGAGTCAATCTCGGAGCAGTGGCAGTTGTAACCCAGCTTCACAGTTAAATCCCCAGGAGAAACAGTTTCCTGCAGTGCTGGATGATCATTTAGATAGCTCGGACTCAAACGATTAA
- the LOC125515974 gene encoding formin-like protein 10 isoform X2 — protein MLLIELLALLPPDKSSVTHDCIRANYISLGMSQEFINYLEDQQVLLRSNFYPRRRHLADQMVGDAPSSGGEARFPLSLTEPPFTPPNSPNTEPRSRHLEDKPAKKRRGVPPPVSPSDKQHNYIKLVLTVVLPTAAFSFIAAFLIFYCCGCNKSKVSVGEPRDDHPLLDMQLANTPGASPNIRASSSQLHKDDQGVRASKPGGSMSRCFPCCFKTSTDASTPAQATGGTQNNTSDAPKPMPPPPPPPPPPPPPPPVRKAGPPPPAPPKGSLARFPQLSPVESSHSEGSSASEQASESSEAEVGAPRPKLRPFYWNKVLANPNQSMAWHDIKFGSFHVNEDMIEALFGYGAGNRNNTKDKELAMADPSPQHVSLLDFKKSCNLAVVFKAMNVRVEDIQDALIEGNELPRLLLETILRMKPSDEEELKLRLYDGDYSQLGLAEQVMKALTDIPFAYKRISALLFMSSLQEDASSLRDSFLQLEAACGELKHRLFLKLLEAVLKTGNRLNDGTFRGGANAFKLDTLLKLSDVKGADGKTTLLHFVVQEIIRSEGVREARLAMESGRTQPSGDDSNGSLQEDGEYYSKLGLKIVSGLSSELVNAKNIAALDADALSASVLQLRRELLNTKEFLNSDMETIDENSGFHRSLSRFVEHAENETNFLLKEEKRLRSLVKKTIRYFHGNDAKDDGFSLFVIVRDFLVMLDKACKEVGASQKKAASQSRSSGSCNPASQLNPQEKQFPAVLDDHLDSSDSND, from the exons ATGCTGCTTATCGAACTCCTGGCCCTTCTTCCACCTGACAAGTCTTCTGTTACCCATGACTGTATCCGCGCAAATTATATCAGCTTGGGCATGTCACAAGAATTTATCAACTATCTTGAGGACCAGCAGGTCTTGCTTCGTTCAAACTTCTATCCAAGAAGACGGCATTTGGCTGATCAAATGGTTGGAGATGCTCCTTCCTCTGGAGGTGAAGCTCGGTTTCCTCTTTCTCTGACGGAGCCGCCATTTACACCTCCCAACTCTCCGAACACCGAACCTCGCAGCCGACATCTCGAAGATAAACCTGCAAAGAAGCGTCGGGGAGTGCCTCCTCCAGTCTCACCTTCGGATAAGCAGCATAACTACATAAAATTGGTCTTGACTGTCGTGCTCCCGACGGCGGCCTTCTCGTTCATTGCTGCATTTCTGATTTTCTACTGCTGTGGATGCAACAAGAGCAAGGTCTCTGTTGGCGAGCCTCGAGATGACCATCCTCTTCTTGACATGCAGTTGGCTAACACGCCTG GCGCGTCACCCAATATCCGTGCATCCTCCAGTCAGCTTCACAAGGATGATCAAGGGGTCAGGGCTTCTAAGCCCGGAGGCAGCATGAGTCGGTGCTTTCCATGCTGTTTTAAAACCTCAACTGATGCGTCAACTCCCGCGCAAGCTACTGGAGGAACACAGAACAACACAAGTGATGCTCCTAAACCAATGcctccgccaccgccaccgccgccgcctccaccaccgcctcctcctgTCAGGAAGGCTGGTCCTCCCCCACCTGCACCTCCCAAAGGCTCATTAGCAAGATTTCCTCAGCTGTCACCTGTTGAGTCAAGTCATTCTGAAGGATCATCTGCAAGCGAGCAGGCCAGTGAATCATCTGAAGCTGAAGTGGGTGCTCCAAGACCCAAACTTCGGCCATTCTATTGGAACAAAGTTCTTGCCAATCCTAACCAGTCGATGGCCTGGCATGACATCAAGTTTGGTTCTTTTCA TGTGAACGAGGATATGATAGAGGCATTGTTTGGTTATGGCGCTGGCAACAGAAACAACACCAAGGACAAGGAACTTGCCATGGCAGACCCTTCACCTCAGCATGTTTCTCTTCTTGATTTTAAGAAATCGTGCAACCTGGCAGTTGTTTTCAAGGCAATGAATGTCAGGGTAGAGGACATTCAAGATGCTCTCATTGAAG GAAATGAACTTCCTAGACTACTTCTCGAGACGATCTTGAGAATGAAACCAAGTGATGAGGAGGAGCTGAAACTCAGGCTTTACGATGGGGACTACTCGCAACTAGGTCTTGCAGAACAAGTCATGAAGGCACTAACTGACATTCCTTTTGCTTACAAGAGGATCAGCGCTCTGCTTTTCatgtcatctttgcaagaagatGCTTCAAGTCTCAGGGATTCATTCCTGCAATTGGAG GCTGCTTGTGGGGAACTAAAGCACCGCCTTTTTCTGAAGCTGCTAGAAGCTGTTCTCAAAACTGGAAACCGTTTGAATGACGGGACCTTCCGTGGTGGTGCTAACGCATTCAAACTTGACACCCTTCTGAAGTTGTCAGATGTCAAGGGTGCCGATGGAAAAACTACATTGCTTCACTTTGTTGTCCAGGAGATTATTCGGTCCGAAGGTGTCCGCGAAGCAAGGTTGGCCATGGAAAGTGGAAGGACTCAACCTTCCGGAGACGATTCGAACGGGTCTCTCCAAGAAGATGGCGAGTACTACTCCAAGCTCGGCCTAAAGATTGTATCAGGGCTTAGCAGTGAACTGGTTAATGCCAAGAACATAGCCGCGCTAGATGCTGATGCTTTGTCTGCCAGTGTATTGCAGCTCAGGCGTGAGTTGCTGAACACAAAGGAGTTCCTGAACTCTGACATGGAAACGATAGATGAGAATAGTGGATTCCACCGCTCGCTGTCACGTTTCGTAGAACATGCAGAGAATGAGACCAACTTTCTGTTGAAAGAAGAGAAGAGGTTGAGATCATTGGTGAAGAAAACAATCCGGTATTTCCATGGAAACGATGCGAAAGATGACGGATTTAGCCTCTTTGTCATTGTAAGAGATTTTTTGGTGATGCTAGATAAGGCCTGCAAGGAAGTTGGGGCATCACAAAAGAAGGCGGCGAGTCAATCTCGGAGCAGTGGCAGTTGTAACCCAGCTTCACAGTTAAATCCCCAGGAGAAACAGTTTCCTGCAGTGCTGGATGATCATTTAGATAGCTCGGACTCAAACGATTAA